In the genome of Gloeotrichia echinulata CP02, one region contains:
- a CDS encoding 2TM domain-containing protein encodes MTYNSEQMQQILQKAFARQQQGEVSREQIIEIASELGVSSASLQAAEQEWLIQEVEVKKRQRFNAQRRGEFKSQLVYFLGVNGFLIVLNLLTSPGYFWAIFPLLGWGLSLFFSGMKAYQTNGESYEHDFLEWSKKLPK; translated from the coding sequence ATGACTTACAATTCCGAACAAATGCAACAGATTCTCCAAAAAGCTTTTGCTCGTCAACAACAGGGAGAAGTTTCACGGGAGCAGATTATAGAAATTGCGTCAGAATTAGGAGTTTCATCAGCATCGCTGCAAGCTGCTGAACAAGAATGGTTAATCCAAGAAGTAGAAGTGAAAAAGCGACAGAGATTTAATGCTCAACGACGTGGAGAGTTTAAATCACAACTAGTTTATTTTCTTGGGGTAAATGGATTTTTGATTGTGTTGAATCTATTGACAAGCCCTGGATATTTTTGGGCAATTTTTCCCCTATTGGGTTGGGGATTAAGTTTATTCTTTTCTGGTATGAAGGCTTATCAGACTAACGGAGAATCATATGAACATGATTTTCTGGAATGGTCTAAAAAACTGCCAAAATAA
- a CDS encoding NAD(P)H-quinone oxidoreductase subunit 4, whose translation MIPLDFPWLTAIILLPLVASLAIPLIPDKEGKTVRWYGLGVALADFALMIYAFWQHYDFQTSTFQFVENYAWVPQLGLNWSVAVDGLSMPLVLLTGLINTLAVFAAWKVTTKPRLFYGLMLVMYSAQLGVFLAQDLLLFFLMWEIELVPVYLLISIWGGPKRRYAATKFIIYTAAASIFILVAGFAMAFSGDTVTFNMAALGMKEYPKAFELLVYAGFLIAFGVKLPIFPLHTWLPDAHGEASAPGSMILAGVLLKMGGYALIRFNVEMLPHAHVTFAPVLAILGVVNIVYGACCAFAQTNLKRRLAYSSIAHMGFVLIGIASFTEIGVSGAVLQMVSHGLIAASLFFLSGVTYERTHTLMMDKMGGIAKVMPKTFALFTIGSMASLALPGMSGFAGELMIFLGLASSDVYSSTFKVVVVLLSAVGVILTPIYLLSMLRQVFYGQQSEELHLDKVVLDVKPRELFITACLIVPIIGIGLYPKLATQTYDVKTVELAAHARQVLPIVAHQQPTSLYSQIFTAPTLANSQVERSVNISE comes from the coding sequence ATGATTCCTCTAGACTTCCCCTGGCTAACAGCCATAATCCTCTTACCCCTGGTGGCTTCCCTAGCCATCCCCCTGATTCCAGACAAAGAAGGCAAAACCGTCCGCTGGTACGGACTGGGAGTAGCACTAGCCGACTTCGCATTAATGATTTACGCCTTTTGGCAACACTACGACTTCCAAACCTCAACATTCCAATTTGTCGAAAACTATGCTTGGGTACCGCAGTTAGGTTTGAATTGGTCTGTAGCGGTTGACGGTCTATCGATGCCTTTAGTGTTACTCACAGGCTTAATTAATACCCTCGCAGTCTTCGCGGCTTGGAAAGTAACCACCAAGCCGCGTCTATTTTATGGGCTAATGTTGGTGATGTACAGCGCCCAGTTAGGCGTATTTCTCGCCCAAGATTTGCTCTTGTTCTTCCTGATGTGGGAAATTGAGTTAGTACCTGTATACTTGCTAATCTCCATCTGGGGTGGTCCAAAGCGCCGTTATGCTGCTACCAAATTCATTATTTATACTGCTGCTGCTTCTATATTTATCCTGGTAGCTGGGTTTGCAATGGCATTCTCTGGAGATACTGTCACCTTTAATATGGCAGCTCTGGGAATGAAAGAATATCCCAAAGCTTTTGAACTATTAGTATACGCAGGTTTCTTGATTGCTTTCGGTGTCAAACTGCCAATTTTCCCTCTCCACACTTGGTTACCTGATGCTCACGGTGAAGCATCAGCCCCTGGTTCGATGATTTTGGCTGGTGTGTTGCTGAAAATGGGTGGTTATGCCCTCATCCGCTTCAATGTTGAAATGTTGCCTCATGCCCATGTTACCTTTGCCCCAGTCCTAGCGATTTTGGGTGTAGTTAACATTGTCTACGGTGCTTGCTGCGCCTTCGCTCAAACCAATCTCAAACGCCGTTTGGCTTACTCTTCCATTGCTCACATGGGGTTTGTCCTGATTGGGATTGCTTCCTTTACAGAAATCGGCGTCAGCGGTGCGGTACTACAAATGGTTTCCCACGGCTTGATTGCTGCTAGCTTGTTCTTCCTCTCTGGCGTCACCTACGAACGCACCCACACCTTAATGATGGACAAAATGGGTGGGATAGCTAAAGTAATGCCCAAAACCTTTGCTCTGTTTACCATCGGTTCAATGGCTTCTCTCGCTTTACCAGGGATGAGTGGCTTCGCAGGCGAGTTGATGATCTTCCTCGGTCTTGCTTCCAGTGATGTTTACAGTTCCACCTTCAAAGTTGTAGTTGTCCTGCTGTCAGCCGTTGGCGTGATTTTAACTCCGATTTATTTACTGTCCATGCTGCGCCAAGTATTCTACGGTCAGCAAAGCGAAGAGTTACATTTAGATAAGGTAGTGCTGGATGTTAAACCCCGCGAATTGTTTATTACCGCTTGTCTGATTGTTCCTATCATCGGTATCGGTCTTTATCCCAAATTGGCAACACAGACTTATGATGTCAAAACAGTAGAACTAGCCGCCCATGCTCGTCAAGTTCTGCCCATAGTCGCTCATCAACAACCAACAAGCCTATATTCGCAGATTTTCACTGCACCAACATTGGCTAATTCTCAAGTTGAACGTTCCGTTAATATTTCTGAGTAA